A portion of the Candidatus Omnitrophota bacterium genome contains these proteins:
- the hisS gene encoding histidine--tRNA ligase → MKKANAISGFPEWLPEQRLIELQILDRIRAKFELFGFTPIETRAVEPLEQLLSKGETDKEIYALRRLQAAGEDEESEFGLHFDLTIPLARYVLQNQGYLNFPLKRYQMQKVWRGERPQEGRYREFYQADIDVIAAGELPLHFDAEMPWLLHETLQSLPIPPVRILINNRKILEGFYRGLGIEDVQATLRTVDKLDKVGEEVVLAMLIDGVKLEKPAAQKCLEIARIRESDSSFADKVQALGVRNELLDAGLHELTFVMDSLQTLPKGSIVADLHIARGLDYYTGTVYEGCLEGHESLGAVCSGGRYDDLASSDGKNKLPGIGVSIGVTRILGYLFGKNLLHASRKTPSCVLVALPSEEKRAEANAVARLLRKRGICCEVFHLPQKYGKQIRYAERLGIPYVWFPEGQESSAHEVRDIRSGEQTPADAQTWTPPVEDLSVKADFGEAPV, encoded by the coding sequence ATGAAAAAAGCGAATGCGATTAGCGGTTTTCCCGAATGGCTGCCGGAGCAGCGTCTGATCGAATTGCAAATCCTCGATCGAATCCGCGCGAAATTCGAGTTGTTCGGTTTTACTCCTATAGAAACCAGAGCCGTGGAACCCTTGGAACAGTTGCTGTCCAAGGGGGAGACCGATAAGGAAATTTACGCATTGCGCCGTCTTCAGGCGGCGGGCGAGGACGAAGAATCCGAGTTCGGCTTGCATTTCGATTTGACCATTCCCTTAGCGCGGTATGTATTGCAAAATCAAGGATATCTCAATTTCCCGCTCAAACGCTATCAAATGCAGAAAGTCTGGCGCGGCGAACGGCCGCAGGAAGGGCGTTACCGCGAGTTTTACCAAGCGGACATCGACGTGATCGCCGCTGGAGAATTGCCGCTGCATTTCGACGCCGAAATGCCTTGGCTGCTGCATGAAACGCTGCAATCGCTGCCCATTCCTCCCGTGCGCATTCTGATAAACAACCGCAAGATTCTCGAAGGTTTTTACCGTGGCTTGGGAATCGAAGACGTACAGGCGACGCTGCGCACGGTGGATAAATTGGATAAGGTGGGGGAAGAGGTCGTACTCGCCATGTTGATCGACGGCGTCAAATTGGAAAAGCCGGCGGCGCAGAAATGCTTGGAAATCGCCCGCATCCGCGAGAGCGATTCCTCCTTCGCCGATAAAGTCCAGGCGTTGGGCGTACGCAACGAGTTGTTGGATGCGGGGCTGCATGAACTGACGTTTGTGATGGATTCGCTGCAAACGCTGCCGAAAGGCTCTATCGTCGCCGACCTGCATATCGCGCGCGGCCTCGATTATTACACGGGAACGGTTTACGAAGGCTGCCTGGAAGGGCACGAATCTCTGGGCGCCGTTTGTTCCGGCGGGCGCTATGACGATCTTGCCTCATCGGACGGCAAGAACAAACTGCCCGGCATCGGCGTCTCTATCGGCGTTACTCGCATTTTGGGCTATCTCTTCGGCAAGAATCTACTGCACGCCAGCCGCAAAACCCCTTCTTGCGTTCTCGTCGCTTTGCCTTCGGAAGAAAAGCGCGCCGAGGCCAACGCCGTCGCCCGCCTTCTGCGGAAACGCGGGATATGTTGCGAAGTATTCCATCTGCCTCAGAAATATGGCAAGCAGATTCGCTACGCTGAACGATTGGGCATACCATACGTTTGGTTTCCGGAAGGGCAGGAATCAAGCGCCCATGAAGTGCGCGACATCCGTTCCGGCGAGCAGACGCCCGCCGATGCGCAAACCTGGACGCCGCCGGTAGAGGATTTATCCGTCAAGGCGGATTTTGGCGAAGCGCCTGTATAA
- a CDS encoding phosphoadenylyl-sulfate reductase — protein MQFNENQNNAALIEASSDAFRHPEWDELERASTKVILRWAWETLGTGVFVSSSFQTQSVPLLHIVSQVCPQMTVLFLDTGYHFPETLAFRDELQKAFGLKIRTIRPISAGSQSDIAQESPLYSVNPDLCCHLNKVKPMRMALEDALGWISGVRRDQTSRRAELKVVEAEPSGILKIHPMLHWRREEIWDYIKNHNLPKHPLHGQGYRSIGCAPCTRPAGQGEDDRDGRWPGREKTECGLHTQRAPLAS, from the coding sequence ATGCAATTCAACGAGAATCAAAACAACGCCGCTCTCATTGAAGCCAGCTCGGACGCTTTTCGCCATCCGGAATGGGACGAATTGGAGCGCGCTTCCACGAAAGTGATTCTCCGATGGGCATGGGAAACGTTGGGAACGGGGGTATTCGTCAGTTCCTCATTTCAGACGCAGAGCGTTCCCCTACTGCATATCGTGTCCCAAGTCTGCCCGCAGATGACGGTTCTTTTTCTCGATACTGGCTATCATTTTCCCGAAACCTTGGCTTTCCGCGACGAATTGCAAAAAGCCTTCGGATTGAAAATCCGCACTATTCGACCTATAAGCGCTGGTTCGCAGAGCGATATCGCTCAGGAATCACCGCTCTACAGCGTGAATCCCGATCTTTGCTGCCATCTAAATAAAGTAAAGCCGATGCGTATGGCGTTGGAAGATGCGTTAGGATGGATCAGCGGCGTGCGACGGGATCAAACCTCCCGCCGCGCAGAGTTGAAAGTCGTCGAAGCCGAACCGTCAGGTATTCTTAAAATCCATCCCATGCTGCATTGGCGGCGGGAAGAAATATGGGATTACATAAAAAATCATAATCTACCCAAGCATCCCCTGCACGGCCAAGGCTACCGCAGCATCGGCTGCGCTCCCTGCACCCGTCCGGCGGGCCAGGGAGAAGACGACCGCGACGGCCGTTGGCCAGGCCGCGAAAAAACCGAATGCGGCCTCCATACTCAAAGGGCGCCTCTCGCGTCGTAA
- the cysC gene encoding adenylyl-sulfate kinase, whose amino-acid sequence MYAILEAPQSVADSRSNLNKGFTIWFTGLSGAGKSTISAILNREFIRRGVRHEILDGDVVRTNLSKGLGFSKEDRDANIKRIGFVCHLLSRNGVAAIAAAISPYREIRDEIRRTIGDFIEVYVKASLEECERRDVKGLYEKARRGEIKQFTGVSDPYEEPLHPEVICDTQQETPEESAQKILNKLAELGYIEW is encoded by the coding sequence ATGTACGCAATCCTCGAAGCTCCTCAGTCCGTCGCGGATTCCCGTTCGAACCTCAATAAAGGTTTTACGATTTGGTTTACCGGCTTATCAGGCGCGGGAAAGAGTACTATCAGCGCTATTCTCAATCGCGAATTCATCCGGCGCGGCGTTCGTCACGAAATTCTCGATGGAGACGTCGTCCGCACCAACCTCAGCAAGGGATTGGGTTTTTCCAAAGAAGACCGGGATGCGAATATCAAGCGGATTGGCTTCGTTTGCCATCTCTTATCCAGAAACGGCGTCGCCGCTATCGCCGCCGCCATCTCACCCTATCGCGAAATCAGGGACGAAATCAGGCGAACCATTGGCGATTTCATCGAAGTTTATGTCAAAGCCTCGCTGGAAGAATGCGAACGGCGGGATGTGAAAGGATTGTACGAAAAAGCCCGCCGCGGCGAGATCAAGCAATTTACAGGCGTCTCCGATCCTTACGAGGAACCGCTGCATCCGGAAGTAATATGCGACACTCAACAGGAAACTCCGGAAGAAAGCGCGCAAAAAATCCTCAACAAGCTTGCCGAGTTGGGCTATATCGAATGGTGA
- a CDS encoding helicase-associated domain-containing protein, which translates to MKQFDINWLDFFQTLPAWDSLPPSARQVFVFKTEMNVLMAPELFGQELPILRKSGFILDSADGRKVKVEKKYALMRRIIRSIAFNPIILEPSTQNLRLYLDSHFTYEERERLVNDRSYYWNADNRLLQEATSVQWLQNFLKTNTLEQWERSRLTYRENGHFISPTIFQSTKNLLKRLMERTEPVAFKDMYEFSGIKNRLELAQTIKAGLRYLLFYAAVDVSMDPVLWIWPGIANRLHRQPPTPPQPVEPEETLHVPFLMEDMTHILVECASEPFRLRGQDCGIFAKVEKQLKAILLPLPDWLTIPLTLPPEFRIQFALNLLHTLDFTDYKGESGKDLRLEINKKGNHWLAQSSKERLRFILDAYRKVRPKPDAKFSHNYKLEFIPMSNHILYYDQKCIIPSELVKLFLELETGRFYSLFDFTHYHEIQNNPFLRPTDQKHDSSDYSFLRRFANTDEEKEAAWREMLFRFVVLRLITLGGASAGRMKDGKLAFAMMEPGRYLLEAANDFQLAQEEQFQVVVQPNFDVVFLAPSPQAEAVIGRFAERIGRRLGNVFQITKKSIIKAAATGLSLEQVTEDLHKFSIKEIPGNVQFEINEWFNSCRNISMRTAVIIRCPDANTAGRVRIAGGSKIKPITDTVLELSDPHEKTALVRKMKESGIFLETKEEF; encoded by the coding sequence ATGAAACAATTCGACATTAATTGGCTCGATTTTTTTCAAACGCTTCCCGCTTGGGATTCTCTGCCCCCATCCGCCCGCCAAGTATTCGTATTTAAAACGGAAATGAACGTTTTAATGGCGCCGGAACTATTCGGACAAGAGCTTCCAATTCTAAGAAAGTCCGGTTTTATACTTGATTCCGCCGACGGGCGCAAGGTTAAAGTTGAGAAAAAATATGCTCTCATGCGCCGCATCATACGCTCAATAGCCTTTAATCCCATTATTCTCGAACCATCCACTCAAAATCTCAGACTCTATTTGGACTCGCATTTCACTTATGAAGAAAGAGAACGCTTGGTAAACGATCGTTCATACTATTGGAATGCCGACAATCGCCTTCTTCAAGAAGCAACGTCGGTACAATGGCTGCAAAATTTTTTGAAAACGAATACTTTGGAACAATGGGAACGGAGCCGGCTAACGTATCGGGAAAACGGGCATTTCATTTCCCCCACGATCTTTCAATCGACGAAAAATCTGCTCAAACGTTTGATGGAGCGAACAGAACCGGTTGCTTTTAAGGATATGTACGAATTCTCAGGTATAAAAAACCGGCTGGAACTAGCACAAACCATCAAAGCCGGTTTGCGTTACCTGCTGTTTTACGCCGCCGTCGACGTATCTATGGATCCCGTTCTTTGGATATGGCCGGGAATCGCCAATCGCCTTCACCGCCAACCGCCCACGCCGCCGCAGCCCGTCGAACCGGAAGAAACGCTGCATGTACCATTCCTTATGGAAGACATGACGCATATTCTCGTGGAATGCGCTTCCGAACCGTTTCGCCTTCGGGGCCAAGACTGCGGGATTTTCGCCAAGGTCGAAAAACAACTCAAAGCGATTTTATTGCCGCTTCCCGATTGGTTGACGATTCCGTTAACGCTGCCGCCGGAATTTCGCATTCAGTTCGCTCTTAATTTACTCCATACCCTCGATTTTACCGACTATAAAGGGGAATCGGGCAAAGACCTTCGACTGGAAATAAACAAAAAGGGAAACCATTGGCTCGCCCAATCTTCCAAGGAACGCCTTCGATTCATACTCGACGCTTATCGAAAAGTCCGGCCAAAACCAGATGCCAAATTTTCCCACAACTACAAACTCGAATTCATTCCCATGTCTAATCATATTCTTTATTACGATCAAAAGTGCATTATACCCAGCGAATTGGTCAAATTGTTTTTGGAATTGGAAACCGGGCGATTCTACTCGCTTTTCGATTTCACTCATTATCACGAGATTCAAAACAATCCTTTTCTTCGTCCTACAGATCAAAAACACGATTCGTCGGATTACTCGTTCTTGCGCCGGTTCGCCAATACCGACGAGGAAAAAGAAGCGGCGTGGAGGGAAATGCTTTTTCGATTCGTCGTATTGAGATTGATCACGCTTGGGGGCGCATCGGCCGGGAGGATGAAGGACGGAAAGCTCGCCTTCGCCATGATGGAGCCTGGCCGTTATTTGCTCGAAGCCGCAAACGATTTCCAACTCGCCCAGGAAGAACAATTTCAAGTGGTCGTCCAACCCAACTTCGACGTCGTTTTTCTCGCTCCTTCGCCCCAGGCGGAAGCGGTCATCGGACGCTTCGCCGAACGCATCGGGAGACGGCTGGGCAACGTTTTTCAGATCACCAAAAAATCCATTATCAAAGCCGCCGCCACCGGTTTATCGCTGGAACAAGTCACGGAGGATTTGCATAAATTCTCCATCAAGGAAATTCCCGGCAACGTCCAATTCGAAATCAACGAATGGTTCAATTCCTGCCGCAATATATCCATGCGTACGGCCGTCATCATTCGTTGTCCCGACGCCAATACGGCTGGTCGAGTGCGCATCGCCGGTGGATCGAAAATAAAACCGATTACGGATACTGTTCTTGAACTATCCGATCCCCATGAAAAAACCGCCCTAGTACGAAAAATGAAGGAATCGGGCATCTTTTTAGAAACTAAAGAAGAATTTTAA
- a CDS encoding DUF3568 family protein: MNKTYSLLFACAVLSLIGAGCAGVLLAGGAAAGAGSIAFVQGELKTEEDIPISKVWMATIKTCGDMQFHIQEDNKDELTGRIYAIGSDDKKIYINLKSLSENATEIRIRINIFGDEVMSRRILSEIEKRL, translated from the coding sequence ATGAATAAAACCTATTCCCTTCTCTTTGCTTGCGCCGTCCTTTCGCTCATCGGCGCCGGATGCGCAGGCGTTTTGCTCGCCGGAGGCGCAGCGGCGGGCGCCGGATCGATCGCATTCGTTCAGGGCGAATTGAAAACAGAAGAAGACATCCCCATCTCCAAAGTCTGGATGGCGACGATCAAAACCTGCGGCGATATGCAATTCCACATCCAGGAAGACAACAAGGACGAATTGACGGGACGCATTTACGCGATCGGATCGGACGATAAAAAAATCTACATCAATCTCAAAAGCCTGTCCGAAAACGCGACGGAAATCCGCATCCGCATCAATATCTTCGGCGACGAAGTCATGTCCCGCCGCATCCTGAGCGAAATCGAAAAGCGGCTTTAA